A stretch of DNA from Candidatus Fonsibacter ubiquis:
TTCTTCCACAGCACAAAGGTCTTTCTAAAGAATCATCGTCAAAATTTGGAATAATGGCTTTATAATCAAATTTATTTAAAACTTTGATTGCATAAATTAAATTGTGAATTTCAAAATTAATATTAAATGTATCTGCAAGCAAAATTACTTTATTATTAAAGTTTTTCTGAGAATAATAAATATCTTTAAGTGGGTTAATATTTTGTACCTCTGGCATAGTTCGTTTTGTTGAAAAATTAAATAGCCATTCGATAACTTTATTTAATATAGGAATATTTTTAATATTGTTAAAAATAGGTGCCATTAATTTAATCAACCATATGTTTTGCGGCATATTTGAAATGATTTTGTCTTTTAACTTCATTGAGAATTTTTTGTAGTAATGAAATAAAAATTCACTTTTCATTTTTGAAATATCTACACTCATAGGGCATTCTCTTTGACAAGCTTTGCAGCCTACACACAATTCCATAGTTTCAAACATTTCTTTTGAAACAAAAGCGTCTTTTGGTAATTGATTAGAAAGTGCTAAACGTAATGTGTTTGCTCTACCTCTTACTAAGTCTTTTTCATCTTTGGTAACTCTATAGGAAGGGCACATTACGCCTGAATCTAATTTTCTGCAGGCACCATTGTTATTGCACATTTCCACTGCATCAGAAAATTCTCCCCAATTTGACCAATCATAATGAGTATTAATTTTTTCAGCTTTATAATCTGCCTTGTAACGCATTAATGATCTGTCATTTTGTTTGTAAGATCTGACTATTTTATGAGGGTTAAAGATACTTTTATGATCAAATAAATCTTTCACGCTTTCAAAAGCGTTGACCAATTTTTTACCAAACATCATTTCATGAAATTCTGAACGCAAAATACCATCCCCATGCTCTCCTGAGTGAGCACCTTTATATTCTTTTACCATCTGAAATGCTTCTTCTGTAATACTTCGCATATTTTTAATATCTTGTTCTGATTTCATATTAATAATAGGTCGTACATGTAATGTGCCAACAGAAGCGTGCGCATAAAACATACCGCTTGTATTATATTTTTTAAACACTTCATTTAATCTAGTTGTGTAATCTGCAAGATGATCAAGTGAAACAGCACAATCTTCAATAAAAGCAACAGGTTTTTTATCACCTTTAAGTGACATTAAAATATTAAGGCCAGCTTTTCTCATCTCAAATATTTCTTTTTGATCTGTTAAATTTTCATAAAACGAAAAGAAATTATTTTTATTTTGAGAGAGAATTAAAGACTCTAAGTTTTTAATCTTATGTTTTACTTCATTTAAATTATCATCAATAAATTCAACCATTAATACTGCCTCAGGATTGCCTTTGAAGTATTTTTTTATTGATCCTTGGAACATTGGAATCAATTTTGCAAGATTTAAAAGATTGTCATCCATTAACTCAACAGCAGTGGGTTTTAGTTTTACAATTTCTTTGGTAATTTCCATGGCCTGTCTGAAGTTTTGAAATGCACAAAGTCCCAGCATTTTTTGTTTTGGAATAGGAGAAAGTTTTATTTTTACTTTATTAAATAAAGACAGCGTTCCCTCTGAACCTACTAAAATATTTGAGGTATTAAAACCATTTGGATTAATAAGATCTAGATTGTATCCACCTACACGTCTTTGGGTTTTAGGAAAATTTTCATTTATTTCTTGTTTATTATTTAGATAAATTTTTATGAGTTCTTCTATAATTTTATACTGTCTATTCTTATTATTTTTAGTGATGAGATAATCTTTTTTTATATTTTCAAATATATAAAGAGAGCCATCATCTAAAATAGCTTCAACGGCTTCTACATTATGAACCATGTTGCCATAATAAAGCGATCTTGAACCACAACTATTGTTGCCTGTCATTCCTCCAATAGTCGCTCGACTACTAGTCGAGACGTCAACTGGAAAGCATAAATCGTATTTTTTTAAATGTGCATTTAATTGATCAA
This window harbors:
- a CDS encoding FAD-binding and (Fe-S)-binding domain-containing protein, with protein sequence MKLNQSSISKIGRELQSLVKGEVLFDEFSRGRYSTDASIYQITPIAIIIPKDTDDVLRVLEYCKLNELPILPRGAGSSQCGQSIGECVVLDYSKFQNQILDINLDEKTAWVQPGLVLDQLNAHLKKYDLCFPVDVSTSSRATIGGMTGNNSCGSRSLYYGNMVHNVEAVEAILDDGSLYIFENIKKDYLITKNNKNRQYKIIEELIKIYLNNKQEINENFPKTQRRVGGYNLDLINPNGFNTSNILVGSEGTLSLFNKVKIKLSPIPKQKMLGLCAFQNFRQAMEITKEIVKLKPTAVELMDDNLLNLAKLIPMFQGSIKKYFKGNPEAVLMVEFIDDNLNEVKHKIKNLESLILSQNKNNFFSFYENLTDQKEIFEMRKAGLNILMSLKGDKKPVAFIEDCAVSLDHLADYTTRLNEVFKKYNTSGMFYAHASVGTLHVRPIINMKSEQDIKNMRSITEEAFQMVKEYKGAHSGEHGDGILRSEFHEMMFGKKLVNAFESVKDLFDHKSIFNPHKIVRSYKQNDRSLMRYKADYKAEKINTHYDWSNWGEFSDAVEMCNNNGACRKLDSGVMCPSYRVTKDEKDLVRGRANTLRLALSNQLPKDAFVSKEMFETMELCVGCKACQRECPMSVDISKMKSEFLFHYYKKFSMKLKDKIISNMPQNIWLIKLMAPIFNNIKNIPILNKVIEWLFNFSTKRTMPEVQNINPLKDIYYSQKNFNNKVILLADTFNINFEIHNLIYAIKVLNKFDYKAIIPNFDDDSLERPLCCGRTYISYGQLDKARAEMQRFTNYIINNNYTSTPVVGIEPSCLLTFNDEYNSLKNIENKEKIKNKFYLIEEFILEKIKDGKKVSTNKFSNNVLVHGHCHQKSQDRLKGLLELLTTLNIKHKPIETSCCGMAGSFGYDAKNYDISKKMAHLTLIPTIKKEFKYDDIIVANGTSCRSQIFDFSDQKPQHVSQLLFKIFETIN